One segment of Brassica napus cultivar Da-Ae chromosome A3 unlocalized genomic scaffold, Da-Ae chrA03_Random_15, whole genome shotgun sequence DNA contains the following:
- the LOC125594128 gene encoding sister chromatid cohesion 1 protein 4-like has protein sequence LRITSFRSLGITIIENDDRHASVGAVEDNECSAPQTRPDGSEEQPAEALTHPEDQQNIDQQEEEEVKDDNELGETACELEVPKEGDGAAADEVSLVVNDEIGQMPAEDKVDHVEGIEDLQVEGYHDGGVGGEDVCVIEITEGDVDHNAILNETDLKVEDELPHDKKTDASAEVCEIGVDNQTQCDITIGYIENGHVEAGDLALESLNEPIVEAKYDGVNPETEPDNNYEPHNDVFNEEATNMQSAPDEDPTSRDGFMRDNDEMDTMEVAHDTGFLNVDDDEDHEEDDGMQEGDETRLLENSGWSSRTRAVAKYLQTIFDKEAENGKSVVVADKLLAGKTRKEASRMFFETLVLKTRDYIQVEQAKPYESITIKPRPRLTKSIF, from the exons TTAAGAATCACTTCTTTTAGATCACTAGGAATCACGATAATTGAGAATGATGACCGTCATGCTTCTGTTGGAGCGGTGGAAGATAATGAATGTTCTGCTCCTCAAACTCGCCCTGATGGTTCTGAAGAGCAACCTGCTGAGGCTCTTACTCACCCAGAGGACCAACAAAACATAGAccaacaggaagaagaagaagtgaaagaCGATAACGAGCTTGGTGAAACAGCATGTGAGTTAGAAGTTCCAAAAGAAGGCGATGGAGCTGCTGCTGATGAAGTAAGTCTTGTAGTGAATGACGAGATCGGTCAAATGCCAGCCGAGGACAAAGTCGATCATGTAGAGGGAATAGAGGATTTACAGGTGGAAGGATACCATGATGGAGGTGTAGGCGGTGAAGATGTTTGTGTTATCGAAATTACTGAAGGTGATGTTGATCACAACGCCATTCTCAATGAGACAGACTTGAAGGTTGAAGATGAGCTTCCACATGATAAGAAGACGGATGCATCAGCTGAAGTCTGCGAGATTGGTGTAGACAACCAGACTCAATGTGATATCACAATTGGCTATATTGAAAATGGACACGTAGAAGCTGGTGATTTGGCTTTGGAAAGTCTCAACGAACCAATTGTGGAAGCAAAATATGATGGGGTGAATCCAGAGACAGAGCCTGATAACAACTACGAACCGCATAATGATGTGTTTAATGAGGAGGCTACTAATATGCAAAGTGCACCAGATGAAGATCCTACTTCTCGCGATGGTTTTATGAGAGATAACGAC GAAATGGATACAATGGAAGTGGCACATGACACAG GATTTTTGAAtgtggatgatgatgaagatcatGAAGAAGACGATGGTATGCAAGAAGGTGATGAAACTCGTCTTCTAGAGAACAGTGGTTGGTCTTCTCGTACCAG GGCTGTGGCGAAGTATCTCCAGACAATATTTGATAAAGAAGCTGAGAATGGGAAGAGTGTTGTTGTAGCGGACAAACTTTTAGCTGGGAAAACCCGTAAAGAAGCATCGAGAATGTTTTTTGAAACCCTG GTTTTGAAAACAAGAGATTATATCCAAGTTGAACAAGCTAAGCCATATGAAAGCATCACCATAAAACCG